A single genomic interval of halophilic archaeon DL31 harbors:
- a CDS encoding protein of unknown function DUF343 (PFAM: Protein of unknown function DUF343~KEGG: hla:Hlac_0944 protein of unknown function DUF343), translated as MKESLMDIICCPMDKHDLELEVDERDDDELLSGTLTCTDCGESYPIEDGIPNLLPPDMRDEE; from the coding sequence ATGAAGGAGTCGCTGATGGACATCATCTGCTGCCCGATGGACAAGCACGATCTGGAGCTGGAGGTCGATGAACGCGACGACGACGAACTGCTCTCAGGCACGCTCACCTGCACGGACTGCGGCGAGTCCTACCCCATCGAAGACGGGATCCCGAACCTGCTGCCGCCGGACATGCGCGACGAGGAGTAG
- a CDS encoding hypothetical protein (KEGG: htu:Htur_1052 hypothetical protein) translates to MLETTIDAQQCGDIVAFAIRITNPDDEDVELSFSDSQRVRVVVYSTTEDEPRWRSDEDQLFMQMLGSQVIRAGDETIFEETWGEPEPGEYRAVGEVVCSGRELRTETEFSV, encoded by the coding sequence ATGCTCGAAACGACAATCGACGCCCAGCAGTGCGGCGACATCGTCGCGTTCGCGATTCGGATCACCAACCCTGACGATGAGGATGTTGAACTCTCGTTCTCTGATAGCCAGCGCGTTAGAGTGGTCGTCTACAGCACCACCGAGGACGAGCCGCGTTGGCGCTCGGACGAGGACCAGCTGTTCATGCAGATGCTCGGAAGCCAGGTGATTCGTGCGGGAGACGAAACGATATTCGAGGAAACGTGGGGCGAACCGGAACCCGGCGAGTACCGTGCGGTCGGAGAAGTTGTCTGCAGCGGTCGGGAACTACGGACAGAGACGGAGTTCTCCGTTTAG
- a CDS encoding NAD-dependent epimerase/dehydratase (PFAM: NAD-dependent epimerase/dehydratase~KEGG: hbo:Hbor_20690 nucleoside-diphosphate-sugar epimerase), whose translation MHLENQKIVVTGAAGLVGSQLTADLVEENDVRAVDDLSKGAREAVPDKAQFVQADMLDPVAVDSVITETTDIVFHFAAHTDVRVDDPEAERRVFEENTKMTYNVVERMREVGCDHLAFTSSSTVYGEAPRPTPEGYGPLEPISIYGASKLSDEGVVSTFANSYGIQSWVFRFANIVGPRQRGNVIPDFIQKLQDDPEMLTILGNGKQEKSYLHVADCVEAIQYVVEHGQEDYNLYNLGSRTTTSVIGIADIVADVMDLDPAYEFTGGDRGWTGDVPKMRLDTDKLVDLGYDVPEESDAAVRRATEELYEELRS comes from the coding sequence ATGCACCTCGAAAACCAGAAGATCGTCGTCACCGGCGCCGCGGGCCTCGTCGGCTCGCAACTCACCGCGGACCTCGTCGAGGAGAACGACGTGCGGGCCGTCGACGACCTTTCGAAAGGAGCCAGGGAGGCGGTTCCCGACAAGGCGCAGTTCGTTCAAGCGGATATGCTCGACCCGGTGGCCGTCGACAGCGTGATTACCGAGACGACGGATATCGTCTTCCACTTCGCGGCCCACACCGACGTGCGTGTCGACGACCCTGAAGCGGAACGACGCGTGTTCGAGGAGAACACCAAGATGACCTACAACGTCGTCGAGCGCATGCGTGAGGTTGGCTGTGACCACCTCGCCTTTACCTCTTCCTCGACGGTTTACGGGGAAGCGCCCCGACCCACGCCCGAGGGGTACGGACCGCTCGAACCCATCAGCATCTACGGTGCTTCGAAGCTCTCTGATGAGGGTGTCGTCTCGACGTTCGCGAACTCCTACGGCATCCAGTCCTGGGTGTTCCGCTTCGCCAACATCGTCGGCCCGCGCCAACGGGGAAACGTCATCCCGGACTTCATTCAGAAGCTGCAGGACGACCCCGAAATGCTGACCATCCTCGGCAACGGCAAACAGGAGAAGTCCTACCTCCACGTCGCCGACTGCGTGGAGGCCATCCAGTACGTCGTGGAACACGGCCAGGAGGACTACAACCTCTACAACCTCGGCTCCCGCACCACCACGTCTGTCATCGGTATCGCCGATATCGTCGCCGACGTGATGGATCTCGACCCAGCGTACGAGTTCACTGGCGGCGACCGAGGGTGGACTGGCGACGTACCGAAGATGCGCCTCGACACTGACAAGCTCGTGGATTTGGGCTACGACGTGCCCGAAGAGAGCGACGCGGCGGTCCGTCGCGCAACGGAGGAGCTCTACGAGGAACTTCGATCCTAA
- a CDS encoding tRNA ribose 2'-O-methyltransferase aTrm56 (KEGG: hbo:Hbor_20680 hypothetical protein~HAMAP: tRNA ribose 2'-O-methyltransferase, aTrm56~PFAM: tRNA ribose 2'-O-methyltransferase, aTrm56): protein MHDAPELCVLRLGHRPGRDDRMTTHVGLTARALGADRVLFPDNAGQSAETVRDITDRFGGPFEVELDDEQRATIRNWEGPVVHLTMYGEQVQDVEDAVREVHTEEPLLVVVGGEKVPFEVYDEADWNVGVTNQPHSEVAGLAVFLDRLHEGRELAREWEGGDRRVVPMETGKKVVDPEELDDE, encoded by the coding sequence ATGCACGACGCGCCGGAGCTGTGTGTCCTCCGGCTGGGCCACCGGCCCGGCCGAGACGACCGGATGACGACCCACGTCGGCCTGACCGCCCGGGCGCTCGGCGCCGACCGGGTGCTGTTCCCGGACAACGCTGGGCAGTCCGCTGAGACCGTCCGCGATATCACCGACCGTTTCGGTGGTCCTTTCGAGGTTGAACTCGACGACGAACAGCGCGCGACCATCCGGAACTGGGAGGGGCCTGTCGTCCATCTCACGATGTACGGCGAGCAGGTCCAAGACGTGGAAGACGCTGTCCGGGAGGTTCACACCGAGGAGCCCCTTCTGGTGGTCGTCGGCGGTGAGAAGGTTCCCTTCGAGGTGTACGACGAGGCCGACTGGAACGTCGGCGTCACGAACCAACCCCACTCAGAGGTGGCTGGGTTGGCGGTGTTCCTCGACCGTCTGCACGAGGGTCGCGAGCTTGCTCGGGAGTGGGAGGGCGGTGACCGCCGTGTCGTCCCGATGGAAACGGGGAAGAAGGTTGTTGACCCCGAGGAGTTGGACGACGAGTAG
- a CDS encoding Transcription factor E (HAMAP: Transcription factor E~PFAM: Transcription factor TFIIE, alpha subunit~KEGG: nmg:Nmag_3157 transcription factor TFIIE, alpha subunit~SMART: Transcription factor TFIIE, alpha subunit) yields the protein MAFDGLLEDPVIQKYLHDLVGPRGMPVAAAPPDGEVTDEELSETLDLELNDVRRALFILYENDLAEYRRVRDEDSGWLTYLWTFHYENIPDNLEEEMFRLADALEQRLEYESEHQFYLCEGCSLRFEFEEAMEFGFECPECGTQLESMENTGMVEATEQRLAEIREELNIESEVEA from the coding sequence ATGGCTTTTGATGGACTTTTGGAGGATCCAGTCATCCAAAAATACCTCCACGATCTGGTCGGCCCGCGAGGGATGCCCGTCGCCGCGGCGCCGCCCGACGGTGAAGTGACGGACGAGGAGCTGTCCGAGACGCTCGATCTCGAGCTCAACGACGTCCGCCGTGCGCTTTTCATCCTCTACGAGAACGACCTGGCGGAGTATCGCCGGGTGCGCGACGAGGATTCGGGGTGGCTCACCTACCTTTGGACGTTCCACTACGAGAACATCCCCGACAACCTCGAAGAGGAAATGTTCCGCCTTGCCGACGCGCTCGAACAGCGCCTCGAGTACGAGAGCGAGCACCAGTTCTACCTGTGTGAGGGCTGCTCGCTTCGCTTCGAGTTCGAGGAGGCGATGGAGTTCGGCTTCGAGTGTCCCGAGTGTGGCACCCAACTCGAGTCGATGGAGAACACCGGGATGGTCGAGGCTACTGAACAGCGTCTCGCGGAGATCCGGGAGGAGCTCAACATCGAGTCCGAGGTTGAGGCCTAA
- a CDS encoding Uncharacterized conserved protein UCP019322 (PFAM: Uncharacterised conserved protein UCP019322~KEGG: hbo:Hbor_20660 hypothetical protein): MVSLATKCYVEGDARERALDSLDSMVANDLADLDVEWTIGVPDTEFVSVTIEGEDANVARNLLRERWDEVTDHFDHGEVYTGTLESWDGQKWVLDAGKDIEISGEDLGLGPGDPRQIRDRFGVVQHTPLQFVYDADGGHRLADEARDQLYDWTRAEGNGGRLNVNSATRGEVRATMNRAGHARDVVTVERLGLLEQSVICTEGTDPPGLLASVGEYLPAELKCVVP, translated from the coding sequence ATGGTCTCTCTCGCGACCAAATGCTACGTCGAAGGTGACGCCCGCGAGCGCGCCCTCGACTCGCTCGACTCGATGGTCGCAAACGACTTGGCCGACCTCGACGTCGAGTGGACAATCGGCGTCCCCGACACCGAGTTCGTCTCCGTCACCATCGAGGGCGAAGACGCGAACGTCGCGCGGAACCTGCTGCGCGAACGGTGGGACGAAGTCACCGACCACTTCGACCACGGCGAGGTGTACACCGGGACCCTCGAGTCCTGGGACGGCCAGAAGTGGGTGCTCGACGCCGGCAAAGATATCGAAATTTCGGGCGAGGACCTCGGCCTCGGGCCGGGTGACCCGCGACAGATTCGCGACCGGTTCGGCGTCGTCCAACACACGCCGCTGCAGTTCGTTTACGACGCGGACGGCGGGCACCGGCTCGCCGACGAGGCTCGTGACCAACTCTACGACTGGACCCGCGCAGAGGGCAACGGTGGCCGACTCAACGTCAACTCCGCCACGCGAGGCGAGGTCCGGGCGACGATGAACCGCGCCGGCCACGCTCGCGACGTTGTCACCGTCGAGCGACTCGGACTGCTGGAACAGAGCGTCATCTGCACGGAAGGGACGGACCCGCCGGGGCTACTGGCGAGCGTCGGCGAGTATCTGCCCGCCGAGCTCAAATGCGTCGTTCCCTGA
- a CDS encoding lipoprotein (KEGG: hvo:HVO_1176 lipoprotein), which translates to MSRRALAALALVGLLFTSGCLGGLGGIGGGGPMDEARLDESPSGEYTWNGSSDVHITVTADANYRAVYDVGADGFGDRLNLSNTDALGTKRPLTISSLRYRYPNGTVINGTEFEAHGGDLYTESNELRVVPPADEGKVAFSGESTPKRFALPVFLEGSHTVVLAENRRTDVPLFGQVVPQPDDKRMVGNQVVLYWAELTAPSILVRYYIQRDILIFGGLAGGLTVVAAVGLLRYRRELKRLKAQREELGLDVEGGDGDEGPPPGLR; encoded by the coding sequence ATGAGCAGGCGCGCACTCGCAGCCCTCGCGCTGGTCGGTCTGCTGTTCACCAGCGGCTGCCTCGGCGGACTGGGTGGAATCGGCGGTGGCGGGCCGATGGACGAGGCCCGACTCGATGAGTCCCCCAGTGGCGAGTACACGTGGAACGGCAGCAGTGACGTTCACATCACCGTCACCGCCGACGCGAACTACCGTGCCGTCTACGACGTTGGTGCCGATGGGTTCGGAGACCGGCTGAACCTCTCGAACACGGACGCGCTTGGCACGAAGCGCCCGCTGACTATCAGTTCCCTGCGCTATCGCTACCCCAACGGCACCGTCATCAACGGCACCGAGTTCGAGGCCCACGGCGGCGACCTCTACACAGAGAGCAACGAGCTGCGGGTCGTCCCCCCAGCCGATGAGGGGAAGGTCGCATTCTCAGGCGAAAGCACCCCCAAACGATTCGCCCTCCCCGTCTTCCTCGAAGGGTCACACACAGTCGTCCTCGCTGAGAACCGCCGGACAGACGTGCCACTCTTCGGACAGGTCGTCCCCCAGCCCGACGACAAACGGATGGTCGGGAACCAGGTCGTGCTCTACTGGGCCGAACTGACCGCGCCGTCGATCTTGGTGCGGTACTATATCCAACGCGATATCCTGATCTTCGGCGGGTTAGCCGGCGGGCTCACGGTCGTCGCAGCCGTCGGCCTGCTGCGCTACCGGCGGGAGCTCAAACGGCTCAAAGCACAGCGCGAAGAACTCGGCCTCGATGTGGAGGGAGGAGACGGCGACGAGGGCCCGCCGCCGGGGCTTCGTTGA
- a CDS encoding hypothetical protein (KEGG: hbo:Hbor_19060 hypothetical protein) produces MSNRNDVPPGTVGVDLVEEGVVIEYTDGRTTLYRGAPTVQEGTLRTGPGKQVHVVVTDPTETEGVMLYVNDLKTHDEILESTGVGRVILESGDEEELFPGVTVRRIDGNRTEVDADPEIARGRVFVFVEDDWGEQSFEMVNADET; encoded by the coding sequence ATGTCCAACCGGAACGACGTTCCCCCCGGCACCGTCGGCGTTGACCTCGTCGAGGAGGGCGTCGTCATCGAGTACACCGACGGCCGCACTACGCTCTATCGGGGCGCACCCACGGTTCAGGAGGGGACGCTCCGCACCGGGCCGGGAAAGCAGGTCCACGTGGTGGTAACCGACCCAACGGAGACGGAGGGCGTGATGCTCTACGTCAACGACCTCAAGACTCACGACGAAATTCTCGAGAGCACGGGGGTCGGCCGCGTCATCCTCGAGTCTGGGGACGAAGAGGAGCTGTTCCCCGGTGTCACTGTCCGGAGAATCGACGGCAATCGCACTGAAGTTGACGCTGATCCGGAGATCGCTCGCGGCAGAGTGTTCGTCTTCGTCGAGGACGACTGGGGCGAGCAGAGCTTCGAGATGGTCAACGCAGACGAGACGTAG
- a CDS encoding zinc finger C2H2-type domain protein (KEGG: hmu:Hmuk_2345 zinc finger C2H2-type domain protein) has product MVDTTERDGMTWFRCERCGLLFDNETDASQHEENCASDDTSYLQ; this is encoded by the coding sequence ATGGTCGACACCACGGAGCGCGACGGGATGACGTGGTTCCGGTGTGAACGCTGTGGACTACTCTTCGACAATGAGACCGACGCGTCCCAACACGAAGAGAACTGTGCGAGCGACGACACCTCGTACTTGCAGTGA
- a CDS encoding Imidazole glycerol phosphate synthase subunit hisF (PFAM: Histidine biosynthesis~TIGRFAM: Histidine biosynthesis, HisF~HAMAP: Imidazole glycerol phosphate synthase subunit hisF~KEGG: hmu:Hmuk_1964 imidazole glycerol phosphate synthase subunit HisF): MALTKRVIPCIDVDIDDDGNPAVYTGVNFEDLAYTGDPVEMAKRYNEAGADEFVFLDITASAEGRETMLDTVSAVADEVFIPLTVGGGIRTKDDIKETLRAGADKVSINSGAIANPDLINEGAAAFGSQCIVISLDARRRYDEQGEHYERVDGESCWFECTVKGGREGTGMDAVAWAEEAEERGAGELFVNSIDKDGTKDGYDIPLTAAVCDAVSTPVIASSGCGSPADMYEVFTEAGADAGLAASIFHFGEYDITSVKQYLAERGVPVRL; encoded by the coding sequence ATGGCCTTGACGAAGCGGGTCATCCCGTGCATCGACGTCGACATCGACGACGACGGCAATCCGGCCGTTTACACCGGCGTGAACTTCGAGGACCTCGCCTACACCGGGGACCCGGTCGAGATGGCCAAGCGCTACAACGAGGCCGGCGCCGACGAGTTCGTCTTCCTCGACATCACCGCGAGCGCAGAGGGCCGCGAGACGATGCTCGACACTGTGTCGGCGGTGGCCGACGAGGTGTTCATCCCCTTGACCGTCGGCGGTGGCATCCGCACCAAAGACGACATCAAGGAGACGCTTCGGGCCGGCGCCGACAAGGTGAGCATCAACTCCGGCGCCATCGCCAACCCCGACCTCATCAACGAAGGCGCAGCAGCCTTCGGCTCCCAGTGTATCGTCATCTCGCTGGACGCGCGCCGGCGCTACGACGAGCAGGGCGAGCATTACGAGCGGGTCGACGGCGAATCCTGCTGGTTCGAGTGCACGGTCAAGGGTGGCCGTGAGGGAACCGGGATGGACGCCGTCGCCTGGGCCGAGGAAGCCGAGGAACGCGGCGCGGGCGAACTGTTCGTCAACTCCATCGACAAGGACGGCACCAAGGATGGCTACGACATCCCGCTGACGGCAGCTGTCTGTGACGCCGTCTCGACACCAGTCATCGCCTCGTCGGGCTGTGGCTCGCCCGCAGACATGTACGAGGTGTTCACCGAAGCCGGTGCCGACGCCGGGCTCGCAGCCTCGATCTTCCACTTCGGCGAGTACGATATCACGTCGGTCAAGCAGTATCTGGCCGAGCGGGGCGTTCCCGTTCGCCTGTAG
- a CDS encoding DNA-directed RNA polymerase subunit L (KEGG: htu:Htur_1793 RNA polymerase dimerization~HAMAP: DNA-directed RNA polymerase subunit L~PFAM: DNA-directed RNA polymerase, dimerisation): MELRVIELTDEELRIEIAGEGHTFMNVLKGTLLESDDVAAATYDVNPEQSGGQTEPILSIKTEGGADPLEVLESAAGDVSEKSADLRAAFDAAA, translated from the coding sequence ATGGAACTGCGGGTCATCGAGCTAACCGACGAGGAACTCCGTATCGAGATCGCGGGCGAGGGGCACACGTTCATGAACGTCCTCAAGGGGACGCTGCTGGAGTCTGACGACGTTGCGGCGGCGACCTACGACGTGAACCCCGAACAGTCCGGTGGCCAGACCGAGCCCATTCTCTCTATCAAGACCGAGGGCGGTGCCGACCCGCTCGAAGTGCTTGAGTCCGCTGCCGGCGACGTGAGTGAGAAGAGCGCGGACCTCCGCGCTGCGTTCGACGCTGCCGCCTGA
- a CDS encoding GHMP kinase (PFAM: GHMP kinase~KEGG: hbo:Hbor_04760 kinase, sugar kinase superfamily): MDAFAPASVTAVFAPNEENTCTRGASVALEDGVTISLDDADDSVVTVDGEPASFDPVEGVLDRLGVTARVDVRPDVPIGAGFGTSGAATLATALAANERYGLELPREELVERSRDAEVTAGTGLGDVYIQDTGGLRYDIGNGRKRVETTEPVEYSSYGDLSTADALDDTELMRKVRTEGSTVLDSLSDPPTLREVLERSWPFAQALGLPTQRVVDDVARVEEAGGAATMAMLGESVVAVDCEDVLPNRTTVDTEGAHLL, from the coding sequence ATGGACGCGTTCGCCCCCGCAAGTGTCACCGCTGTGTTCGCCCCAAATGAGGAGAACACCTGTACTCGCGGTGCCAGTGTGGCTCTGGAAGACGGCGTTACTATCTCGCTCGACGATGCGGACGACTCCGTCGTAACTGTCGACGGTGAGCCCGCCAGCTTCGACCCCGTCGAGGGTGTGCTCGACCGACTGGGCGTCACCGCTCGCGTGGACGTCCGCCCGGATGTCCCCATCGGTGCCGGGTTCGGCACCAGCGGCGCCGCCACGCTTGCAACCGCGCTCGCGGCCAACGAACGATACGGTCTCGAACTCCCTCGCGAGGAACTGGTCGAGCGCTCGCGGGACGCGGAAGTCACAGCCGGAACCGGCCTCGGCGATGTGTACATTCAGGATACGGGTGGACTGCGGTACGACATCGGGAACGGGCGAAAACGAGTCGAGACGACGGAGCCAGTCGAATACAGCAGCTACGGCGACCTCTCGACGGCCGACGCGCTGGACGACACGGAACTGATGAGGAAGGTGCGCACGGAGGGCTCGACCGTCCTCGACAGCCTCTCTGACCCGCCAACGCTCCGGGAAGTACTCGAGCGCTCATGGCCGTTCGCACAGGCACTCGGCCTTCCCACCCAACGTGTGGTTGACGACGTAGCGCGCGTCGAAGAGGCGGGTGGGGCGGCAACGATGGCGATGCTCGGCGAGTCAGTCGTCGCCGTCGACTGTGAGGACGTGCTCCCCAACCGGACCACGGTTGACACGGAGGGCGCCCACCTCCTGTAG
- a CDS encoding Shikimate kinase (PFAM: GHMP kinase; GHMP kinase, C-terminal~TIGRFAM: Shikimate kinase, archaea~HAMAP: Shikimate kinase~KEGG: hut:Huta_3025 shikimate kinase), translating to MDGKAVAPGAGTVLNALATGTGSAFALDIETTAEVTIRMETGSVEGEIAGEPDADTRLVERCVEMAVDRWGPAAGLDTSVSTSLSVGGTVRTESDVPTAAGLKSSSAAANAAVLATVDALDANDQVDPIEACRLGVEAARDVGVTVTGAFDDASASMLGGVTVTDNTEDELLAREEVHREALIWTPPERAYSADADVDRCALVAPMAELVEELALEGAYGRAMTVNGLAFSAALGFSPDPAVEAMPHVDGVSLSGTGPSVVALGDAHGLDEVEQLWSERPGQTLWTTTRNDGGRFL from the coding sequence ATGGACGGCAAGGCAGTCGCCCCCGGCGCAGGAACGGTGCTCAACGCACTCGCGACGGGGACCGGCTCGGCGTTCGCGCTGGATATCGAGACCACCGCTGAGGTGACCATCCGGATGGAGACCGGCAGTGTCGAGGGCGAAATCGCCGGCGAGCCCGACGCCGATACACGACTGGTCGAGCGCTGCGTGGAGATGGCGGTGGACCGCTGGGGCCCGGCGGCGGGGCTCGACACCAGCGTCTCCACGTCGCTCAGCGTCGGCGGCACGGTCCGGACGGAGAGCGACGTACCGACCGCGGCCGGTCTCAAGAGCTCCTCAGCCGCTGCCAACGCCGCGGTGCTCGCGACAGTGGACGCGCTCGACGCCAACGACCAGGTGGACCCCATCGAGGCGTGCCGGCTGGGTGTCGAGGCTGCGCGCGACGTGGGCGTCACCGTAACGGGCGCCTTCGACGACGCCAGCGCGTCGATGCTCGGGGGCGTGACGGTCACGGACAACACTGAGGACGAACTGCTCGCTCGCGAAGAAGTTCACCGCGAGGCGCTAATCTGGACCCCGCCAGAGCGCGCCTACTCAGCCGACGCGGACGTCGACCGCTGTGCGCTCGTCGCCCCGATGGCGGAACTGGTCGAAGAGCTCGCACTCGAGGGGGCCTACGGCCGCGCGATGACGGTCAACGGCCTCGCGTTCTCGGCGGCGTTGGGGTTCTCACCTGACCCTGCCGTGGAGGCGATGCCACACGTCGACGGCGTCTCGCTCTCGGGCACGGGCCCGAGCGTGGTCGCCCTCGGCGACGCGCACGGACTGGACGAAGTGGAGCAACTGTGGAGCGAGCGGCCGGGCCAGACGCTCTGGACGACGACGCGAAACGACGGAGGACGATTCCTGTGA
- a CDS encoding Chorismate mutase, type II (KEGG: htu:Htur_5134 chorismate mutase~manually curated~PFAM: Chorismate mutase, type II), with the protein MSQRTPDDMSLDELREEIRGVDQELVELIAQRTYVADTIAQVKQEEGLPTTDEDQEQAVMDRAGENAERFDVDSNLVKAIFRLLIELNKVEQRESR; encoded by the coding sequence GTGAGCCAACGCACACCCGACGACATGAGCCTGGATGAACTGCGTGAGGAGATACGAGGGGTCGACCAGGAGCTGGTCGAACTCATCGCCCAACGGACCTACGTCGCCGACACCATCGCGCAGGTCAAACAGGAGGAGGGGCTGCCGACTACCGATGAGGACCAAGAGCAGGCGGTGATGGACCGCGCCGGCGAGAACGCCGAGCGGTTCGACGTGGACTCGAACCTGGTGAAGGCGATTTTTCGGCTACTCATCGAGCTGAACAAAGTGGAGCAGCGGGAGAGCCGCTGA
- a CDS encoding hypothetical protein (KEGG: hla:Hlac_3607 hypothetical protein) codes for MPTITVNVDDDLKKRMEKHPEINWSEVTRQAIQEKIESLEVMDELTSKSELTESDVTDIADKINESARKRVEEESE; via the coding sequence ATGCCTACGATCACTGTCAACGTCGACGACGACCTCAAAAAGCGAATGGAAAAGCATCCAGAGATCAACTGGAGTGAGGTCACGCGACAGGCAATCCAGGAGAAAATCGAGTCGCTCGAAGTGATGGACGAGCTTACATCCAAGAGCGAACTTACCGAGAGTGACGTCACAGACATCGCCGACAAAATCAACGAAAGCGCACGCAAACGCGTCGAAGAAGAGTCGGAGTAA
- a CDS encoding Nucleotide-binding protein, PIN domain-containing protein (PFAM: Nucleotide-binding protein, PIN domain; PilT protein, N-terminal~KEGG: hla:Hlac_3608 hypothetical protein), translating to MKLVVDANVVISALIADSKTRELIVTLEPDLVIPEFVHDEIENYEELIVEKSGMTPDRVAQFIDLLFQYIEVVPASEFYPYIEEAEAAIGDTDPDDVLYVACALASDADIWSDDSDFEEQDVVEAHSTSNVIDSFDTL from the coding sequence ATGAAGCTGGTTGTCGATGCCAACGTCGTCATCTCCGCACTCATCGCAGACTCGAAAACCCGCGAACTGATCGTTACGCTCGAACCAGATCTCGTGATACCCGAGTTCGTCCACGACGAAATCGAGAACTACGAGGAGCTGATCGTCGAGAAGTCCGGGATGACTCCAGATCGAGTCGCACAGTTTATCGACCTCCTCTTCCAATATATCGAAGTTGTTCCCGCCAGCGAGTTCTATCCGTATATCGAGGAGGCCGAAGCAGCGATCGGCGACACCGACCCGGATGACGTGTTGTACGTCGCGTGTGCTCTTGCCAGCGACGCCGATATTTGGAGCGACGACTCCGATTTCGAGGAACAGGATGTCGTCGAGGCTCACTCGACGAGCAACGTGATCGACTCGTTCGACACGCTCTAG
- a CDS encoding PilT protein domain protein (KEGG: nmg:Nmag_3401 PilT protein domain protein), producing MTVYVETDFLLALAKDTDWLQGSAEDALVQYDIETSPFSYLELILARERYEFDYVPLVANLLELVPVRDEEEKQVVLKAVNYYEEEMTPFDAFHAATAETRGMDVLSSERDYEDIEVSRVPLEPTDEE from the coding sequence ATGACGGTGTACGTTGAGACAGATTTCCTGCTCGCACTCGCCAAAGATACTGATTGGTTACAGGGCTCTGCGGAGGACGCGCTTGTCCAATACGACATCGAAACGTCCCCGTTCTCGTATCTCGAACTGATTCTCGCCCGAGAACGCTACGAGTTCGACTACGTGCCGCTCGTAGCGAACCTGCTCGAACTCGTTCCTGTACGAGACGAGGAGGAGAAACAGGTGGTTCTGAAGGCCGTCAACTACTACGAGGAGGAAATGACGCCGTTCGACGCCTTCCACGCGGCAACTGCGGAAACGCGAGGGATGGACGTACTCTCGTCCGAGAGAGACTACGAGGACATCGAGGTATCGAGAGTGCCGCTGGAACCGACCGACGAGGAGTAA
- a CDS encoding hypothetical protein (KEGG: nmg:Nmag_3402 hypothetical protein), with the protein MSAETDGQGRLYIPKDVREKYGQKYHIVTYEDRIELIPVADDPLAAVREAADDLRDASVEEIREAIEAEAKDEAEEAGGDR; encoded by the coding sequence ATGTCTGCAGAGACGGATGGACAAGGACGGCTCTACATTCCCAAAGACGTACGCGAGAAGTATGGCCAGAAGTATCACATCGTCACGTACGAGGACAGAATCGAGCTGATTCCGGTCGCGGATGACCCCCTCGCTGCTGTCCGCGAAGCGGCAGACGACCTTCGTGATGCATCAGTCGAGGAAATTCGAGAGGCTATCGAGGCGGAGGCGAAAGATGAGGCTGAGGAAGCCGGCGGCGACAGATGA